Proteins encoded within one genomic window of Alteribacter populi:
- a CDS encoding iron ABC transporter permease — protein sequence MMIKNNKMKSILVFGGGGALLFLFSWLHLFQSAGTYTSKIVLEAVMFQGDTVQHEIVRSIYLPRIAIGILAGASLAVAGVLFQTLTKNPLASPATLGVNAGAYFFVVLGAVLLPTAFFTNGFVMAFAGGALAAILVFVMSGGFHATPVKMALAGMILTLLFSSLTSIFQIFYETETSGLFLWGNGSLVQQDWRGVLFAIPILILVTCVALLLSGKMDILLLGEEKAASLGENIKQTQVVLFILAVGLTATTVSVVGPIGFVGLIAPHLMRLIGFRKHRPLILASLLWGANILLFADILGRVLDPTLKEVPVGSVTALIGAPWLIYLIFRHRSMFRRTNETMTLGGSNRKKRIPYKWLIVLGLAGLVISFIFGVVASGQGLQWAETWQALTNPDNHGLRFIVLELRMSRVLVALVCGLLLAMSGLIFQGILRNPLADPSVLGVTAGAGMGAILVLFLFTNISVALLPVGAIAGAVLAIAIVLILGWKLSFQPSALALIGIAVSSFASAIIQLFITRFNMNAAGALTWLSGSTYATGFPELQLYLLIPLLILLPVSFIYMKRLNVLGLGEDEAVNLGENVSQTRIVLAIIATVAAASSVAAVGTIGFVGLVAPHLARLLSGYDNRKIYGLSLLFGGILLVVADTFSRVILFPKEIPSGLVVALIGAPLFLWLMNRQHNR from the coding sequence ATGATGATTAAGAATAATAAAATGAAGAGTATCCTCGTCTTTGGAGGAGGAGGAGCTCTTCTTTTTCTTTTTTCATGGCTTCATCTTTTTCAGAGTGCAGGTACATATACCTCTAAAATCGTACTTGAAGCTGTTATGTTTCAAGGTGACACAGTCCAGCACGAGATCGTTCGTTCCATATATTTACCAAGGATTGCAATCGGGATTTTAGCAGGCGCTTCGTTAGCCGTAGCCGGTGTGCTGTTTCAAACACTTACGAAAAATCCTCTAGCATCTCCAGCTACGTTAGGTGTAAATGCAGGCGCTTATTTTTTTGTTGTGTTAGGTGCGGTTCTTTTACCTACTGCATTTTTTACGAATGGATTTGTGATGGCATTTGCAGGAGGAGCGCTTGCAGCAATTTTAGTTTTTGTTATGTCTGGAGGTTTTCACGCAACTCCTGTAAAAATGGCGTTAGCCGGAATGATTCTTACGCTACTATTTTCTTCCCTAACCTCGATTTTTCAAATTTTTTATGAAACAGAAACGTCTGGCCTCTTTCTTTGGGGCAATGGAAGTCTCGTACAACAAGATTGGCGGGGTGTATTATTTGCTATCCCGATTTTAATCTTGGTAACATGCGTAGCTTTACTGCTATCAGGGAAAATGGACATTCTTTTATTAGGTGAAGAAAAAGCAGCATCGCTTGGGGAAAACATTAAGCAGACGCAAGTCGTTTTGTTTATTTTAGCTGTCGGGTTAACAGCAACGACAGTGAGTGTTGTGGGGCCGATTGGATTCGTTGGTTTGATCGCTCCACACTTAATGAGACTTATAGGCTTTCGCAAACATCGTCCTCTTATTCTTGCGTCACTTCTCTGGGGAGCAAATATCTTGTTGTTCGCAGATATTTTAGGGAGAGTGCTTGATCCAACTCTTAAAGAAGTACCAGTAGGGTCGGTTACGGCTTTAATCGGTGCGCCTTGGCTAATATATCTCATCTTCAGGCACCGTTCGATGTTTAGAAGAACTAATGAGACAATGACACTTGGCGGTTCAAATAGAAAGAAGAGAATCCCGTATAAATGGCTTATCGTTCTAGGCTTAGCAGGGTTAGTTATTTCTTTCATCTTTGGCGTGGTGGCTAGTGGTCAAGGCTTGCAATGGGCTGAGACTTGGCAGGCTCTGACGAACCCTGATAATCATGGGCTTCGCTTTATTGTACTCGAGTTAAGAATGAGCAGGGTGTTGGTTGCCTTAGTATGTGGCCTACTACTTGCTATGAGTGGATTAATCTTTCAAGGAATTTTACGGAATCCGTTAGCAGATCCGTCTGTTCTCGGTGTAACCGCAGGGGCAGGAATGGGAGCAATCCTCGTATTGTTTCTATTCACGAATATTTCTGTTGCCCTTTTGCCAGTGGGAGCGATTGCAGGAGCAGTTTTAGCGATTGCTATAGTGTTAATATTAGGATGGAAACTGTCTTTTCAGCCTTCTGCATTAGCACTAATCGGAATCGCGGTGTCTTCTTTCGCAAGTGCGATCATCCAATTATTTATTACTCGCTTTAATATGAATGCTGCCGGGGCGCTCACTTGGCTGTCAGGAAGTACATATGCCACTGGATTCCCGGAGCTGCAGCTTTATTTATTAATCCCATTACTCATTTTACTTCCGGTATCTTTCATCTATATGAAAAGATTAAATGTATTAGGCTTGGGGGAAGATGAAGCAGTTAATTTAGGAGAGAATGTATCACAAACACGGATTGTTTTAGCGATTATAGCAACTGTGGCAGCTGCGAGCTCCGTTGCTGCAGTTGGAACAATTGGGTTTGTCGGTCTTGTTGCCCCTCACTTGGCAAGGCTGTTGAGTGGATACGACAATCGGAAAATATATGGGCTTTCCTTACTATTTGGTGGTATTTTACTTGTAGTAGCGGACACGTTTAGCCGGGTTATTTTATTTCCAAAAGAAATTCCTTCTGGGTTAGTAGTAGCCTTAATTGGTGCGCCATTATTCCTGTGGTTAATGAATAGACAACATAATCGGTAG
- a CDS encoding ABC transporter substrate-binding protein: MVKKWGMILSASVIVLTGCGEETENLPEQDEDTYESETENSATGDGETTITHALGETTLEEKPERIVVLEWVYAENLLALGTQPVGVADIDGYDAWVNVEPELAEDVTDVGTRQEPSLEEIARLEPDLIITAASRHEGIQSQLEQLAPTVMFEPYPEEGEGDQYEEMISTFEEMAKAVGKEQEAVEVLADLEDSYDMLAEQINDAGLTDTEVLLSQAYSANETAVLRLFTDNSMAVQIMEQINLQNAFDGRDFELYGYVETGVDQLERYEDAHFTYIVQEDDNVFENQLKDNIVWNKLNFVQEHRNYALPGDTWTFGGPLSAEVFAEQMTDILVGE; this comes from the coding sequence ATGGTCAAGAAGTGGGGAATGATCTTATCAGCTAGTGTTATCGTGCTTACTGGTTGTGGTGAGGAAACAGAAAACTTACCTGAGCAAGATGAAGATACATATGAAAGTGAAACAGAAAATTCAGCTACTGGAGATGGTGAAACTACGATTACACATGCGTTGGGAGAGACAACATTAGAGGAAAAGCCAGAACGTATAGTTGTCTTAGAGTGGGTTTACGCTGAAAACCTGCTTGCTTTAGGTACCCAACCCGTAGGTGTAGCCGATATTGATGGCTATGATGCTTGGGTTAATGTTGAACCTGAATTAGCTGAAGATGTAACAGATGTAGGGACAAGACAGGAGCCAAGTCTTGAAGAAATTGCTCGTTTAGAGCCAGACCTGATTATTACAGCAGCTTCACGTCATGAAGGCATTCAGAGTCAATTAGAACAATTGGCGCCAACCGTAATGTTTGAGCCTTATCCTGAAGAAGGGGAAGGTGATCAATATGAAGAAATGATTTCTACTTTTGAAGAAATGGCTAAAGCTGTTGGAAAAGAACAGGAAGCAGTTGAAGTACTGGCTGATCTTGAAGATTCATACGATATGCTTGCTGAACAGATCAATGACGCAGGGTTAACGGATACTGAAGTTCTTCTCTCGCAAGCCTACAGTGCGAATGAAACAGCCGTTTTGCGATTGTTTACGGATAATTCAATGGCCGTCCAGATTATGGAACAAATTAATTTGCAGAATGCTTTTGATGGCAGAGATTTCGAACTGTATGGTTACGTGGAAACGGGTGTTGATCAATTAGAGCGGTATGAGGATGCTCATTTTACTTATATCGTTCAAGAAGATGATAATGTTTTCGAAAATCAGCTCAAAGACAATATCGTTTGGAATAAGCTGAACTTTGTACAAGAACACAGAAACTATGCTTTGCCAGGAGATACTTGGACATTTGGTGGTCCACTGTCGGCTGAAGTATTTGCTGAACAAATGACAGACATTCTTGTTGGAGAGTAA